A single window of Helicobacter pylori DNA harbors:
- a CDS encoding bifunctional chorismate-binding protein/class IV aminotransferase translates to MIFGDFKYQKSVKKLTATNLNELKNALDFISQNRGKGYFVGYLLYEARLAFLDETFQSQTPFLYFEQFLERKKYFLEPLKEHAFYPKIHSPLDQETYFKQFKAVKEHLKNGDTYQVNLTMDLFLDTKAKLERIFKEVAHNQNTPFKALIENEFRSVLSFSPELFFELEFLDTAIKIITKPMKGTIARSNNPLIDEKNRLFLQNDDKNRSENVMIVDLLRNDLSRLALKNSVKVNQLFEIISLPSVYQMISEIEAQLPLKTSLFEIFKALFPCGSVTGCPKIKTMQIIESLEKRPRGVYCGAIGMVEEKKALFSVPIRTLEKRAHENFLHLGVGSGVTYQSKASKEYEESFLKSFFVMPKIEFEIIETMKIIKRDQKLEINNKNAHKERLMHSAQYFNFKYDDNLLDFELEKEGVLRVLLNKKGKLIKEYKTLEPLKSLEIRLSEAPIDKHNDFLYHKTTYAPFYQKARALIKKGAMFDEIFYNQDLELTEGARSNLILEIHNKLLTPYFSAGALNGTGVVGLLKKGLVEHAPLKLHDLQRAAKIYCINALYGLVEVEIIGYPIEQKS, encoded by the coding sequence ATGATTTTTGGGGATTTTAAATATCAAAAAAGCGTTAAAAAACTCACCGCCACTAATCTTAATGAGCTTAAAAACGCCCTGGATTTCATCTCTCAAAATAGGGGGAAGGGGTATTTTGTGGGGTATCTTTTGTATGAAGCGCGTTTAGCGTTTTTAGATGAAACTTTTCAAAGCCAAACCCCTTTTTTGTATTTTGAACAATTTTTAGAAAGGAAAAAATATTTTTTAGAGCCTTTAAAAGAGCATGCGTTTTACCCTAAAATCCACAGCCCTTTAGATCAAGAAACTTATTTCAAGCAGTTTAAAGCCGTTAAAGAACATTTAAAAAACGGCGATACCTACCAAGTGAATCTCACGATGGATTTATTTTTAGACACTAAAGCCAAGCTAGAGCGTATTTTTAAGGAAGTGGCACACAACCAAAACACGCCTTTTAAGGCTTTGATAGAAAATGAGTTTAGGAGCGTTTTAAGCTTTTCGCCAGAATTGTTTTTTGAATTAGAGTTTTTGGACACAGCGATTAAGATTATTACAAAACCCATGAAAGGCACGATCGCTCGCTCAAATAACCCCTTGATAGATGAAAAAAACCGATTGTTTTTGCAAAATGATGACAAAAACAGAAGCGAAAATGTGATGATTGTGGATTTATTGCGTAACGATTTGAGCCGCTTGGCCTTAAAAAATAGCGTGAAAGTCAATCAATTGTTTGAAATCATCAGCTTGCCGAGCGTGTATCAAATGATAAGCGAGATTGAAGCTCAATTGCCCCTAAAAACCAGCTTGTTTGAGATTTTTAAGGCGTTGTTCCCTTGCGGATCGGTGACCGGATGCCCTAAAATCAAAACCATGCAAATCATTGAAAGTTTAGAAAAACGCCCTAGGGGGGTGTATTGCGGGGCGATAGGCATGGTTGAAGAAAAAAAAGCCCTTTTTAGCGTGCCTATCCGCACTTTAGAAAAAAGAGCGCATGAAAATTTTTTGCATTTGGGGGTAGGGAGTGGGGTAACTTATCAAAGTAAAGCTTCAAAGGAATATGAAGAGAGCTTTTTAAAATCCTTTTTTGTGATGCCCAAAATAGAATTTGAGATTATAGAGACGATGAAAATTATCAAAAGGGATCAAAAATTAGAGATTAACAATAAAAACGCCCATAAAGAACGCTTAATGCATAGCGCTCAATATTTTAACTTCAAATATGATGACAATCTTTTGGACTTTGAATTAGAAAAAGAAGGGGTTTTAAGGGTTTTATTGAACAAAAAGGGCAAGCTCATTAAAGAATACAAAACCTTAGAGCCTTTAAAAAGCCTAGAAATCCGTTTGAGTGAAGCCCCCATTGACAAACACAATGATTTTTTATACCACAAAACCACTTACGCCCCTTTTTATCAAAAGGCTCGAGCGCTCATTAAAAAAGGCGCTATGTTTGATGAAATCTTTTATAACCAGGATCTAGAACTCACTGAGGGCGCTAGGAGCAACCTTATTTTAGAAATCCACAACAAGCTTTTAACCCCTTATTTCAGCGCGGGCGCGTTAAATGGGACGGGTGTTGTGGGGTTGTTAAAAAAGGGTCTTGTTGAGCATGCCCCTTTAAAATTACACGATTTGCAAAGAGCGGCTAAAATCTATTGCATTAATGCGCTATACGGGTTGGTGGAGGTGGAAATAATAGGTTACCCAATAGAGCAAAAAAGTTAA